The sequence AGAAATCTGGACACTTTCTGTTTTATGCCATAAAACAATTACACTGCTTTCTTTTGACACACAGTCGTTGGCAAGGGTCTTGCATCTTATGATGCTCATGTCTCTGCTTCATTAATGTTACACcaccaaaaaaatatttttttccacaaaacaaaaatgatgccAGTGAAATTGTTTGAAGAAGTTATTTTCACACACTCAAACTTGCCTTTGCTCTAGCTGCCTCACATCAGGAAAGCCTTCCCCCGCGGGTGGTGCTGACCATCACCAAGCTGCAGTGCATGCTGGAGAGCAAACAGGAGCGCATCACTGCACTGGAGAAGCAGGTGGAGGACCTGATGCAGGACCGCAAGTTCCTGAGGAGCCAGATTGAAAACCTCACAAGTAACCGCACCATGCCAACCTTTGCATCACCCAGTCCAGTAACTGAAGGTCAGTGTCCAAAGTGGTTGGGTGCTcttattaatcaatcaatcaatcaatcaatcacattTATTCTGTGTAAAATCACCATTAAACATTTTCTCAGTGCACTTTACAATTAAAAGAACACAGAAAtaacaaacggcaacaaaacaACTGAACAGCATTTAtcagaaataacaataataacaaaacaaaaccagcaaCATAGGAGAATGAGTGAAAAGGTTTGTTTGGGAAGGATGCAGAAAGGATGGTGTGTCATGGTTGGCTCTAGTATAATGAGTAGAGGCAGGTTTTCAGTCCAGATTTTAAAACATCAACTGAGTgggcttttttttcatgtcattcGTGTCATTTGTGTTGATCATATGCAGCTCCTAAACCCAGCAAAGTGCAGCACTCGGAAAACAAATCTCGGAAGAGAGAAAAAGCTTCTTCTTGTTCCTCTGACAGCAGCAACAGCGGCTCTGAAGCGTCGGATTCGTCAGAAGTTTCAGCGGCGTCAAGTGAATACAGAAGGAAGAAACACCACAAGGACAAGAAAAGATCAAGAAAAGGGAAGGACTACAGCAGGAAGAGGGGTAATTATCATGTCTTGTCATTCTAAAGCTAGTCATTATTTGTTTAACGTGTAAGTGTGCTCACTGACCATTTGTAAACATATACACATTTAACCGTTCACCGATAATTCAAGTCAGTACCTGATATAATTCTTAAAAAGCATTATTACCGTATATATGGTCACCGCTTAGAAAGAATCCCGCACACTGACCATTACGCAAGCAATTCTTTAATTAGAAAAAACGTTTTGGTCTTAGACTTTCCTCCGATAAATTTCCACATTCACCTCAACCATAACCTTAACTAGTTTGGTTGACTAATCAGGACCAATCAGATCCTACTCTGGAATGACCTCATTCATTCATGAAGGGGCACTCCCCTCACGGACTGTGGACATGTAAGGGCAGAAAAAATGCCACctagtacatttaaaaacacgGAGTAATCAGACCAGTTATGTTGTTGTCACAGCAAAAGAAAGTGTGAAGTTAGATAGATGTAGATATACCTCCCTGTTAAAAGTGTGTAAGAAAAACTTTGACTCGAGTTTGTGAATTAGAGCACGTCCTTTTGATTTGAATTTGTATTAAATTGGAGTAGGCTAAAGCGTGTAAAGAGAATAAAAATTGGGAAGGACGAAAGATGAAGGTATTTTCACTACTGTTCATTGGAAACTACGACGGCTAGTTAAAAGGACTGTAAAGATGGCATTATAAAAGTTTCAAGTTAAAAGATTTTATTACTTTTGCACAAGCTGATTAAGACTTTTGCATTTGTGATGGCATAAAGATTCTTCATCACTTCTGTAATAACCATGTAATAACATGCCTTGTCATTCATTCCACCAGCCACCGGCGTCCAGTATGTCATCCACCGCTACAAACAAGTCCTGTCAGCCTTCATCAAGAAGAAAAGCATGAGCGAAGCCTTCCGCCAtcttggaatcgaccggaacaCCATCGCCAACACTGCATCGATTGCCGAGCTCCATCTGGCCGGCAAAGACATGGTCCCCCTGGTGGGCATGTTTCGCCAAGGAGAAGAGACACTGGTCAGCTACGCCAACAGGTGCACCCTGGTCATAGACAGCGACGCTGACCTGTCCAGGA is a genomic window of Etheostoma spectabile isolate EspeVRDwgs_2016 chromosome 22, UIUC_Espe_1.0, whole genome shotgun sequence containing:
- the LOC116671888 gene encoding coiled-coil domain-containing protein 106, which encodes MSSVWQQEPSGYSPCVEIDSSSVRCKDRLTSPIWLKQEQDDLRIIKWENFQTGASADAVQDNTPSSAMSAASHQESLPPRVVLTITKLQCMLESKQERITALEKQVEDLMQDRKFLRSQIENLTSNRTMPTFASPSPVTEAPKPSKVQHSENKSRKREKASSCSSDSSNSGSEASDSSEVSAASSEYRRKKHHKDKKRSRKGKDYSRKRATGVQYVIHRYKQVLSAFIKKKSMSEAFRHLGIDRNTIANTASIAELHLAGKDMVPLVGMFRQGEETLVSYANRCTLVIDSDADLSRKIDHMKASGELLPIAGKRQRLLHSHMQQMGGAAEGILLG